The following proteins are co-located in the Desulfatitalea tepidiphila genome:
- the rpsU gene encoding 30S ribosomal protein S21 has translation MKEITVRVQDNDLEKAMRILKKKIQNDGLFKRLKLKKSYEKPSEYRRRKEREALRRQRIAAARRKRFQ, from the coding sequence TTGAAGGAAATTACCGTACGGGTGCAAGATAACGACCTTGAAAAAGCCATGCGGATTTTAAAGAAAAAAATTCAGAACGACGGCCTTTTCAAGCGCTTGAAACTGAAAAAAAGTTATGAAAAACCAAGCGAGTACCGCCGTCGTAAAGAGCGCGAGGCGCTCAGGCGTCAGCGTATTGCCGCGGCACGCAGAAAACGCTTTCAGTAA
- a CDS encoding bifunctional folylpolyglutamate synthase/dihydrofolate synthase: MEDTAYHSCLESMYRLHRFGIKLGLDTIRAMLSALDNPQTHFKCIHIAGTNGKGSVAAMLSAILNAAGYKVGRYTSPHLERFNERICIDDRPIADDEVIAGCQRVMAIDGLPRQPTFFEFTTAMAFDAFARHQVQWAVIETGMGGRLDATNIVQPRLAVITNISLEHKQYLGKTLPLIAYEKAGIIKPGIAVVSGVRQKSARQVIERQASAQHAELFFWGRDFRTRRRPDAGFNYIGLDHRWSDIQLKLTGEHQVENAALVLAGCELLVKGNHAQITESAIRSGLSNASWPGRLEIARETPYLILDGAHNLMSARVLGRYLTRHLADRHITLVVGILDDKPYHSILKDLITPCERVIVTQPKIDRAIPVERLATIAKAFNPNVIVKKDVAEAVRYALDTTDPQDAICVAGSLYVVGEAKTALSRLSGAQAKSPAAQPTP, encoded by the coding sequence GTGGAAGATACCGCCTATCATAGCTGCTTGGAATCCATGTATCGGCTGCACCGGTTCGGCATCAAACTGGGCCTCGATACGATCCGCGCCATGCTCTCCGCCTTGGACAATCCTCAAACCCATTTCAAATGCATCCACATTGCCGGCACAAACGGCAAGGGATCCGTCGCCGCCATGCTTTCAGCCATACTGAACGCAGCGGGCTATAAGGTCGGCCGCTACACCTCGCCGCACCTCGAACGCTTCAACGAACGGATCTGCATTGACGACCGACCCATTGCCGACGACGAGGTGATCGCCGGTTGCCAACGGGTCATGGCCATCGATGGGTTGCCGCGGCAACCCACCTTTTTCGAATTTACCACAGCCATGGCCTTCGATGCCTTTGCCCGCCACCAGGTCCAGTGGGCCGTCATTGAAACCGGCATGGGCGGACGCCTGGATGCCACCAATATTGTCCAACCCCGACTGGCCGTCATCACCAACATATCATTGGAACACAAACAGTATCTGGGCAAAACCCTCCCCCTGATCGCATACGAAAAAGCCGGCATCATCAAACCCGGCATCGCCGTGGTGAGCGGTGTGCGCCAGAAAAGCGCCCGGCAGGTCATCGAACGGCAGGCATCGGCCCAGCATGCCGAACTCTTTTTCTGGGGGCGCGATTTCAGAACCCGACGCAGGCCGGATGCCGGATTCAACTATATCGGACTGGACCACCGGTGGTCCGATATCCAACTGAAATTGACCGGAGAACACCAGGTCGAAAACGCGGCCCTGGTGCTTGCCGGCTGCGAATTGCTGGTCAAAGGCAACCATGCGCAGATCACCGAAAGCGCCATCCGCAGCGGCCTGAGCAATGCCTCCTGGCCGGGGCGTCTCGAAATCGCACGCGAAACACCCTATTTGATCCTGGACGGTGCCCACAACCTCATGTCCGCGCGGGTTCTCGGCCGATATCTGACCCGGCATCTCGCCGACCGCCACATCACCCTGGTCGTCGGCATACTCGATGACAAACCCTACCATTCCATTCTCAAGGATCTCATCACACCGTGCGAACGCGTGATCGTGACCCAGCCCAAAATCGACCGGGCCATTCCCGTCGAGCGCCTGGCAACCATCGCGAAGGCATTCAACCCCAATGTCATCGTTAAAAAAGACGTCGCGGAGGCGGTCCGCTACGCCCTGGACACCACCGACCCACAGGATGCGATCTGCGTGGCGGGCTCGCTCTATGTCGTCGGGGAGGCCAAGACCGCATTGTCCAGGTTGAGCGGTGCTCAGGCAAAATCGCCGGCAGCGCAACCGACGCCTTGA
- a CDS encoding PilZ domain-containing protein — MSSGCHFQSEYNSAMSNFKDDFTQGTIERRKRPRIAFHIHVSVMGYNEKASTVIKAKVVRTDQTGFGCQFVDLSPAIIDLLEKNFDIYSATHPIE, encoded by the coding sequence GTGAGCAGCGGTTGTCATTTTCAAAGTGAATATAATTCAGCAATGTCGAATTTTAAAGACGATTTTACCCAGGGAACTATTGAGCGACGTAAACGCCCCCGAATTGCATTTCATATTCATGTCAGCGTGATGGGTTATAATGAAAAAGCAAGCACCGTCATCAAGGCCAAAGTGGTTCGTACGGACCAAACCGGTTTTGGGTGCCAGTTTGTTGATCTGAGCCCAGCTATCATTGATCTGCTGGAAAAAAATTTCGATATTTACAGTGCCACCCATCCAATTGAGTAG
- the adk gene encoding adenylate kinase, translating into MRLILLGGPGAGKGTQANYIKERYQIPQISTGDMLRAAVKAGTELGKKAKQVMDTGGLVPDDIIIGLVKERIKEADCQKGFLFDGFPRTIPQADAMKDAGVPIDAVVEIDVPDGEIIKRMSGRRVHLASGRTYHVVFNPPKVEGKDDVTGEPLIQRDDDKEETVKKRLDVYHAQTEPLVNYYKKWATSGQAGAPKHIRIEGVGKVEQIRDQIFAACDKLQ; encoded by the coding sequence ATGCGTTTAATTCTTTTAGGCGGACCAGGTGCCGGTAAGGGAACCCAGGCCAATTACATCAAAGAAAGGTATCAGATCCCCCAGATCTCCACGGGCGACATGCTGCGGGCTGCGGTAAAGGCCGGCACTGAGCTTGGCAAGAAGGCCAAGCAGGTCATGGATACCGGCGGTCTGGTGCCCGATGATATCATCATCGGCCTGGTCAAGGAGCGCATCAAGGAGGCGGATTGCCAGAAGGGCTTCCTGTTTGACGGCTTCCCGCGCACCATTCCCCAGGCGGATGCCATGAAAGATGCGGGCGTTCCCATTGACGCGGTGGTGGAAATCGATGTGCCGGACGGGGAGATCATCAAACGCATGAGCGGTCGCCGGGTTCATTTGGCCAGCGGCAGAACCTATCATGTGGTTTTCAATCCGCCTAAAGTCGAAGGCAAGGACGATGTGACCGGCGAGCCTCTGATCCAGCGCGATGACGACAAGGAAGAGACGGTGAAAAAGCGCCTCGATGTGTACCATGCCCAAACCGAGCCGCTGGTGAATTACTACAAAAAATGGGCTACCTCCGGCCAGGCCGGCGCTCCAAAGCATATCCGGATCGAAGGCGTGGGCAAGGTCGAACAGATTCGCGACCAGATCTTCGCCGCCTGCGACAAACTCCAGTAA